ATACCACCCCAGTGCCaagtgggatggatggatgaatggaggggggaatgaatggatggagggagggatgcataaattaatgaatggagggagggaggaatgaatggagggagggatgcatgcatggatggatggatggatggagggagggatgaatggatgcatagatgaatgaagggagggaggaatgaatggatggatggatggagggagggatgaatgaatggatgcatagtttaatgaatggagggagggatggatgcatagtttaatgaatggagggagggatggatgcatagatgaatgaatgaatgaatgaatggatggagggaggaatgaaTTAATTAATGGAGGGGTGAATGAATGGGACTGAAGTACTTCTGACGGTGTTTCCCACAGTTCTCTGCGCAACTGATTGTGACAATGCGACTCCAGCCGTCGGTCACTAACCACGCTGCCTGTGTGAAAATGGCCGTCCTGCTACAGTTCACCGGGCTCCACCTCGACTTTCTGGCGGTCGCGCTGTCGGTGAGCGCCTCTTCTTTCGCCATGGGAACCCGGGACAGCAGCAGACTCGAGATCCGCTGCGGAGAGGCGGAGGTGAGGGTCACCGTGCAGCGGCGGCTCCTCGAGGAGAGACGGGTCCCGTTCAGACGCGAGCACCTTCGACTCGGGGCGAAGCCGACGCGGGGCCAGGAGGCGTCGTGCGGACCGCGGGGACTCATGACCGGCGAGGCAGCGGTCATCTCCGCGGGGCTGCGGGACTGTGGGGCCGAGTCCAGAGTAAGAGGGAGAGCCGCGGAGGCAAAGTCTGAGCTCTCGGATAAAAACGCGAGGGAATGTAGTTATAAAGCACGTTTCCTTCACCGAAATCAGGGCGCTGCGCAGgcacatgaaaaaacaacaactgagaccaaatatacatttcaaatcTCAAAGCACAGGTTGCCataattttcaaacaaaataaaagggaagtacaaaagagattaaaaaaaattaaaaaacgaTTAAAAGAGGTGAACGAAATAAAAAGGATCAAttattacaaacattttcaaatattttgaaacaaaaaaaaagtaaaatggaagtgagaaaatatttaaattgaataaaatgcaAGAATGATATGAACTTGCAAAATGGCTtccttaaagggacagttcacccagaaatgaaaatccactcattatcgACTTTGCCACTTTGCCGATGTAGAGGTGGCTGAAGCGttttagtccacaaaacactttacaaaCAACCGAAAGCAAAGTGCCTCCATACTGGTCCTGTGGTGTcttccaagtgtccgcaagcgcCGACTATCAAATTGAACtcaacagcgtcatttacaccaggtttttagcctaaatgtcctcagaTATTCGCCTCTGGAGCTGCGTTCCTCCGTGGTTTACAGTGGACAtctaggctaaaaacatggtgtagaTGACGCTGTTTTGAGACGAatttgaaaagatgaatgatttttgtggactcgaacacttcacccacccctccgtcggcatagtggtgagtcgatagtgagtgaattttcatttttgggagAACTATCCCATGTGTTTAGCCCTTTCCTGAAGATTGCAATGGAGGGACCATCAGGCAGTTGGTTCCAGCGCTGTGCCCCATAGTGACCAAGGGGTCTCAGAGGTCTCGCATGCAGGGTTCTGTTGGACTAACTTGTCTGTTATGTATTTGGGGAAACAGATCACTCAGTATTGGATTCATGGACAGTGATACTGcctattgaccttattctgaataagacattattcccattataatgtttacatgagttgctaatagaatattccattcatattccagTTTACGTGCTACAGCGGAGTCTGAGGAGGATGTCGACATAATGCAACTAAAGTCGTAATGTTCCATGTGTTAATTTAGTTGttgcttattctgagtatgaccttatttgGGTCAAGGTAATTAGACAGTGCAGTTTACATgagtgtcttattcagacgattggatcaataaaaaaagaaagtgaaagctCATAATTTCAGTGATTGACAGAAAAGCAATTCAtttctcaattaaaaaaatttaaatataatgcagtgattttttttatagacatatatatttgttttaatgtctaTATTATTGCTACTTTCCAGGTTCATGGTGAGTGGCTTGTGTATTCCAACCAGCTCTTTCtatttcctgctgtgatttCGACCTCTTCAGGCAGTGTAATAGTTAGAGCAGCAACAACCATCATACCTGTTGAGTGCCATTATAACAGGTGAGGCTGATGCAATATTGTTTATGTACAGTGGAAACATTTGAAGCGTTTGAGTATCAATTTAGTTTAGGATATTTCAGTGTACAATCATTTTGTCTGGATGAGAAAGAAATCTCAGAACGAaagctgtagtgtgtgtgtgtgtgtgtgtgtgtgtgtgtgtgtgtgtgtgtgtgtgtgtgtgtgtgtgtgtgtgtgtgtgtgtgtgtgtgtgtgtgtgataaacttgtgagcaaataaaacaaacgcAAAGTAAACGTCAGCACAGTTCAGTAACTTGCGATGAGTGTTTATAGTGTAAAGTGtgaagtgagcgcaggtcagcagcagtgtggtggGAGGCCTCAGACAGAGACTCCGACACGGTACAaaccagcttctgctctgatcctgaatcAACGTCGCCCATGATTTTACAGCGTTGGTCCGTAGTGGAAACTCTGTATTCActcttttctgtttccactgcacTCTGGAGCCATGAAGCAATAATAATTTTGtacatttcactcaaaatccCACGGTGCTTCCGGGCTTACTTCACGGCACACCAGTGTGCACACCATTTGGGAACCACTGGATTGGAGCAATGTTAAGGGATGTAATAAGCTGCCATCAGCACTTTAACTGTATGACCCGtgccttgtttttttgtaaGCACAGAAAGCAGACAGTGAATGCAGACGCATTAACcccaacctggcaacccatGACATCCACTATCGGTGTATTTGGCCTTCTGCACTTCTCCCTTCGTACCATGGCAGGTGAAAACTCTATCTCACTGAAGTTTGACTATCAGTGGAGGATTTCTCTGTcaatatttctttcaaaataatatgaaattgaaaccgactaaaaataaaaaaagttatgtCCTTACACAGATGACTGCAACTCTCTACGTAGTTCCTCAGTGTACCAGCAGGGGGAAGCAGTGTTTTTGGAGGCCAGTGTGGAGGCGCCGCTGCATCCTCTACTCACTGTATATGTGGACTACTGTGTTGCTACACTGAAGCCTGACCCTCTCTCCTCGCCAAGCTACAGGTTTATCACCAATTATGGGTCAGTCGGTCCTTCTGGCTCCAAAAACCTCAACAAAATTCTATGCATTTGTGTCTGGTTCAAAGTACTAAACTCAACACAACTAAAATGGTTCTCTGTAGAGCGCATACCTACGCCtaagcccaacagtcccctgatgaaattatttttaaattcaccagatcatgaattttatttggatctgcacaaatttgctcacacacacagatatcaatcccctaaaacaatttttttttccatcaagatccacgaataaCAGAATTTTattctgcatccttccaccaagttttgtggcagcccgtcctgtagtttttgtgtaatgctgctaaataatAGATTAACACACAATTGTAGATTAAAACATAatcctctttggcagaggtaacaaaagTGCTTAATCCAAGAATTCAAATGTCACATTGAATCTAATGAGTGGAATCCTCAGCCAAGTATGATCATCTTTCAGTGTTTCGGACCAGCTTGGAAGCAAAGCTCTGTTGGTATCATCATGTCTAAATGAGATGTGTTTCTCCATCATTCCAGATGTCTTGTAGACAGTGTATTACCAGGGTCTTCATCTAAATTCCTCCTGCGGGAGCAAGAAAACCGGTTGTGCTTCAGTGTCCAAGCCTTCCACTTCAAGCAGGATTCTGGGGAACAGGTAACAACACCTCATTGGGCAGTTGTCACGTTATTATTTTCCAAATGACAATTGACACTGGAGGAACCATATTCGCACAAAGATGCTATTTGTGGAATTCATCGCTCTTATTTTTGAACTCATCCTACAGCAGTGCATTGTCAGCCAAGCACTTTTCAGTTGCATTATGATTAATCACGCACAAGTGTATTTATCACATTGCTGAAATCAATACTGGatcaaatgtacttttattCATTTGGCTTTGTTCTTCAAGATgttcatcagctgccacctgaGGGCCACTCCGAAACCAAACTCCCAGAGCCACCTGAACAAAGCCTGCTTCTTCCACAGGCCCACATTCAGGTTAGGCTGCATCTAGTGACGTTCAGTGTTGAATCAGTTCGTCATGCTTTGGTCTGAACTAGTGCTGCACGATTAATCTAATGTTCATCAATAGCCCGTGCAGTTATATAAGCACACAAAGCTGCgatttaatgtttaattctgTGCAGATATAAACAATCGTCACTCTCCAGTCCTGCTGAGCTCATCGTCTGTGACAGAATCAGTGGCTGTGTGATCGATTTTCTCTTTCTGGTTTATTTCTGCGCTAAAAATTAGTTTTCCCTCTTAATGGGTTTATTTCCTCTGTAGCAGCTGAACATGTGACAGCAGCAAGCAGAGACTCCTGCAGCCGAAATTAACTATCTCTGAAACAGTCACTATAGACAGACTTGAAAATACTCACCGACCTTGcaacccataatgcaacacttGTACGCTCCATTGTTGAGTGAACTTGCAATTGTCTGTACAAAGCCTGTCTTATATTGGACTCATTGCGGTGTGCACTCTCTCCAGACCAGTAAAGAACTGTCATCATGGTTTTTCTGTTCATTCCGTTTTGTTACTTGGCAAAAATACTTTGACCTCATACATGTTATGATGGATGTTCAAGAAATATGCATTAAACATAATCAGCAACTGTGCATTTTCTTTGATAACCAAGCACTCCTGCAAAAAATGAATTATATTGCAATTGCAATATCGTCCACAATAATCGCAATAAGTCTTTGTACACCAAATTGTGCAGCACTAGTCTTATCTTAAGATCCACTGATATAAATGCATCTAGGTATTATCCGGATGTCCCTCTGTCACTCAGGTGGCGTGCCACAGAGGGGGACCAGGCTCTGTGCGAATGCTGTGACTCTGACGACTGCTTGAGACAGACTGGAGTGGGGAACATTGGCTACACTGTCCTCACGACTCCACCCCATAAAGGTTTTCCCATGAACTTTACACGTTTTTGACGTCATTTTTACCAGTTGTGCTGAATGCAGATGACAGCCATAGCAACGTTTATGGATGTGAAGCCTATGCATGGTCactaaacgtgtgtgtgtgtgtgtgtgtgtgtgtgtgtgtgtgtgtgtgtgtgtgtgtgtgtgtgtgtgtgtgtgtgtgtgtgtgtgtgtgtgtgtgtgtgtgtgtgtgtgtgtgtgtgtgtgtgtgtgtgtctgtgtgtgtgtgtgtctgtgtctgtgtgtctgtgtgtgtgtcagaaacgACGCATGAGGCGGACACAACAGTCGGGCCTCTTCACACCCTGCCACCCTCCCATTGGACGggtcatctgtcagtcagtcactgaAGAGCATTTTCACGACTTGACTATTAGGTGGGTACAGGGACTGCTGAGAGCTGGGGAGTTGACCAATAAAGCATTTATCAcgtattgtttttcttgtttctaaTCCTTCAGTGAATAAATGCAGAGCTCAAAGGCATGAATAGCCTGCTACAGCATTGGCTCTACAGATTTATGCATGGAGCCTCCTTCTAAGCACATTTAAAGTCCCTTCatgtgaggatttattttttgactACTCTGAAGCCTTGGAGGCCGTTTACAGCAGTGATGCACCACAGCCATACACCACTGCTAACAGCATATGCTGgcaggagaaatgaaaaggcAAGATTTGGCAAAGGATGTGTTCCTTTTCTGGTTGTCAGCTAAAAGATTCAACCCAAATTTGTTTCTGTAAACTAAATGTAACTGTGTCTACATGTAGTGAAACACTTCCATGTGTATGCCAGCAGAGTGCGCTAGTGCTGCTCCTCGTTGACTGAGCTGAAGATGCATATTTTGAGAAAGCTTTATTTCGCCccaagagaaataaacaaaacaaaccaatttTCACAAccatgattacatttttctatATAATACTATAAACACTAATTCAAGCTGCCGCAGTCgtggtttttatttagttaGCGCAGCACTGTTAAGTGTCTGTGAGCTGACTTGATAGAAATCCTGTTTGTAAATATGTGTCTCATCAGACCGACAAGTAGTAGCTTCAGCCTGACTGAAGAATGAGTAGTTTTTCATTCAGCCATTAAAATTAATAGCCATGAAAACAAACCCGTGAGGAATTTCCACAAAGAGGCTGAAGCACCACAATGGAACTTAAAATATCTCGGAGGCAACAAGCGAAGTCGAATAAACAGACATCAGGGTAAGAATGGGACAGCTCCGCAGCCGTGCACTCTCTGTACTCTGCTTCCACTGTCTGCAGGAGAAACCCTTATCTAGTCCCGTGAGAGGAAATGTGACAGACCAAATGGGAAACCTGGTGGATTTTAACGGCGCAGTGTCTTATTCCATGACGTCAGTTATTCATGATCTTTATCTCTGAGAACAATCCACTGTATTGATGTAATTAGCAATTGTATTTCGCGGAGGATCTTACTGGTTCTGGAATATGCTGACCTTTCCCTCATCACTTGTTGGTCAGAAGTTTTGTGAATGGAAGAGTTGAAACTGAGCAGTTACATTTCGGCGTTGTTTGGCTTTGTGGTTTTACCTGTCAGGAGAATTCATATCTATGCAATGGAGAGATATTCGGATGCGTCTGTTTAAATATTGTTGTAAAGTTGGAGTTACTCTTAAGTATTTGATGTGGCACAAGCAACGACAGTGTTTCAGGTCGATGCAAGTGTGAAACTTGTGATTTATGGGGCCATCGTGCTTCTGATTATTCTCATCACTTTGGCTTTGATAATATTTTAGATTAATTGTGTGCTGCATTTGTTGTAAACTCACAGGCATGCAAGAGTTTATCCAGCAGATGAAACCAGGTAAACCAACTTTAGTTTCAACATTACAGATTAGGTAGTATAGTATTTTGGCAGCCTTGCACAAGTTATTAATAAAAAGCTTCttaaacttaaaggttcagtgtgtaagatttaggtgaaagggatctatcgTTAACACAGTTCAGGAATTTTGTCAGTGAATATATCTGGTTCATGgcaaaatgttgaataaatctGTGTAATCTGTGTATTCTATCTGTGATAGAATATGTGCACATAGTGATgcaaatgtgatttaatatttttatggATATGCTTTGGGGATGCATGAGACCAGTGTTTATGATCATTTAACCGTAACAGGCAGACTCGTTCAGCCTGATAACAGGGAAACGGCGTTAGCAGAAGACACGTGTTTTCTCCGTTTACACACGAACAGCTGAGAGCTGCACTGAGgtaaggagaggagaagggggatattctggaggaggaggaggaggaggaggaggaggagccactGGGACCTGACTGAAGCtacacaggtttgtgtttttattatattactacGTGGTCTCGTTGATGTCAACAAGAACAAtacaacaaagtgtttttatacCACAGCTCTGTGTTGACATCTCACTGAGTAATGTTAATGTAACATTAGCTGTCTCAGAAACCACTGAACAATAATTATATGAATACTGTATGTTACAGGAATATCTTGTCATTGTTTTACACATGTGGGATAAAAAACATTCCAGCTTATGACCCCTAATAACTGACATTATCATATAACCAACATAATATAGATCTAATAATAAAGCCTTCTCTGAGtttctcctttgtttgttttcagacacttcCTGAAGAGATGAGTGTGGAGCAGCACAGGGGCTGACAGCTGCAGACATGGTGACCCACCTTCTGCTGGAGTACCATGGTGTTCCTATGAACTGTAGGGACACACCTTTCAGACAGCCAGAGGAAATGCTGTGGTCAGGATCCTGAAAACTGTGTGAGTCTACCACTGTACTTCTCCCAGTACTGCCTAGAAGTGTTTTACATATTCAGAGGCAGTACCAGGAGGATGTTTGGGTTTTAGACCGCTCTGGAAGCTTCATATAGTACCACAGGTATTCACACAGCTGCATATACTAGGTGCAGAAGGATGtaatttgcattattattattacttctgttgtatcttttttatttatttgtatttctattactattttcacacatttgcttTGAAATTGTGAATTTTCttatgaatatattcatattttccacTATAAATATTTGTTCAATTGGGTTTACACTGTAATGAAAAGTGCAATAATAAAAGGGACATTAAACAgatttgctgtatttattttgtatttatattatatacataaacagattttttacacAGGTTGGTCTGCGTGAAAGGCACCATGATTCAGCTTTGCTTTTCAAGGATGAATATTTGTCCTGTTGAAAACAGTTACAATacttattaatataatatttgacaTTCATATCCAGTTTGGCAAAAGTAATGCTTAAATGAGAATGACTTACAGTGTTTGTATTCCACAAGAGTTACAAAAAGactatatttataaaaatgcatatttaaaaaaaatatatatatttgtaaagaCTTGTGAAGCTGAAATTCCGGTTTTCAACCATTCAATATCTGATATACATGTTAGCAACTTTGAACATGGACTGTGGATGTGagtgatttatttcaaatgcaagctgtggaaacaacaaaaatataatactaaagcatttaaaactttttttaatagatATGGTGAAATGGCAgtcagaaaggagagaaaataacaaagaatggaagaaagaaactttttgttgataataaaacatcagagaatAAACATTGCAATATTAATTCCAGTGGAAACTCCATTGCTAAACAAAGCTGGATCtgaaaaaggtttttctttcattggaGTTGATGTATCAGGGTCAGGAAGCTGTAAAAGAACCTTAAGAAAAAAAGTGATACATGACACAGTTGTCTCCTCCTGTAATATATAATTTCACATCCTGGGGTGGTGGGAAGTTAACTAACATTGTATTTCTGGTGCATAGTAATAAAACTAATCTATCAAACAACAGATTGAATTTATATTGATGTGGTAAATTACCTGTTCAACAGAAAACTGGACACTTTAGCGTCAGAAACTCTTTGTCTCTCAGTAGTTTTCCATCGTGGAGACAACAAGTTGTTTatcctcatttcctgtttcaccaCGCCTcactttaactttcactttcacttctcaGATGAAGCCTGGGCCGTTCCTTTGGTTTTTCAGTGCtacatttattgtttattacttattattattaaagtattTTCCGTTACGGTTTTTATTTTAGGCTCACTACAGAGTTAATATAACTTAGATATGAGGATTATATCCCGTTTTGTGCAAAGAGAGCATTAGAAATCCTTAGACATCTTACACACTGCTACTTTAAATTGATCTTGTAGTAAACTGCAGAAATCCTGAAGTAGATAAAAGATTATGTTGCTCAGCTCATTTACCGGTTCAAActagctgcttgttttcatacAAAAGTACATCGATTTTATCACTCCACAATACAATAAGATTACCAGATTCAATAACTGTATTTAATGGAGTGTTTATAGGTTGTTGCATTTGAACTATGCAGACTCTAATATATAGTTGTGAAAATGATTTGGCTTGATGGTTTCCTGACTTAATgtaacacattaaatattcatcttttgTAACTGGCCTTTTCCTGCCAAGCTTATGACACACCTTGCTGTTGGGTGGGTGAGAAACAATAACCTCCTTTAAAgcacactgtcaacacaaagcaaatgaaaaactCAAAGAGCTGTAGCAGTCATTAAAGTCAGTGTTGAGGGTGTGTGGTGTAAGAAAAGGATGTtgaagggcagagagagagagagagagagaagggctCTCATTTCTGAGATATTTCTTCATGTATTACACAATCTCAAATAAGTCTGATTCATGtgatgagattttaaaaagagcCACCCTGTAGACCTACCAGCAAAATCAGAACTGATTTGCTGAAACTTGAAAATTGTAACTAAAGCTTACTTTCTACTCCTGTGAGAAAAAAGCGACTGAATGTATCAGACTGGTTAGTAAATTTAGAAGGTTCACCTGGATGTCACGTTCCCATGACTGTGAATAAAAACCCATGACAGTAAATGCCGATTTAGCACAGCAGCAAACCTACACAAATCCTATGACTGTAGAtatgaaaaagtaatttaaaaaaagaaaagttaaaggtGATAGTATTCCTGTTGTGGTCTGTATGCTGTGATTGTGCTTTGGGGAACATTGAAGAATACATGCTGAGCACTGCCATTGTTTCTTTATGGAATCTGTTTAATTGAGTAATTCATCCGTACATGTTGACAACACCACAAATGGAGTGAATGATCTTTTGATTCCTTTCAAAGTGTAAATAGTTACCACAAgataaaactcaaaacaaagaaaccctTCATTctgagggagaaaataaaaagattgtgctcaatttaaaagagaaaaaaaactcaacaacatATTGACATATACACTTAATATTTTCCTACAttggaaatgtaaatatttcatatcaGATACAtcacaggaacaggaacagatttttaaattctgattttttaaatcctgtttgATACCACAAACGATGATACCACATACAGACATGGTCATGTTTTAATAAGAGACaacatatgtaaatatttgacaTCAGGATTGTCATAGAAACCAAAAAATAGCATCTCACATTaaatttgataaaagaaaaaacaacaatttctgtggatgtttttcGAGGCAAGATAATGATGTTATGTCAAACAAAATCCTAAAATCCATTTGGTATGTTTCTTAACATGTGCTCCTAGAATGTACACAGACTATCAGACTGTATTTCAGTGAGCTCATCAACACAGAGTTAAAGCAGATTACTTTGTTAAAGACGTAAAAACATTCTCAGATAAAGGTGAAcacaaatgaatcaaattaTCCGTGACAGGATAATGAATCAGTGTAATGAGGAGGATGTGCACTTCTCTAATCAGACAGCTTGTTGTCTCTCAGTTGATGTTAAATGACTCTTTGAGACTCTGTTCTGCCTGTTGAAGTGAGATATTTTTCCAGGTTGTAGGAATATCAGCAGGCTTTGCACCATGTTCTACTGCAAACTCCTCATTGAACTTTGCCATTACATATTTCCAGTAGTCTGATGCCTGATAGCTTCCATCTGGAGGAATTTTCCAATCTGGGAAgatgtctgtgtattttttgtaaGAGATCCATTCACCTTTAGTAGCATCACAGTGAAATCGTTTTTTACTCACCACAGATGACGAGCATATGTCAGTCattagtttttctgttttttcccaccTGTATCCATTCAGACCCTCTGGCCTATGCAGTGAAGCCTCATGCACAGAATGTTTActacctccacacacacaggccactgCACAGAAGGGACACTGTTTACCACATCCAATCACTTGGGTGAAAAGCTCATTCTGGGGCTTGACATCAAGATGTTGAAGTATACTCTGGATGTCTCTTCTTTTAAACTCTTGCCTCAGAGCTTCTTCCATTGTATTCACAAACTCTGTGAACCAGTGAGCAAACTGTTCCTGGTTTGCTTTGTTCAGCATCATGAAAGCACCAAGTGCATCCTGGGAAATGACCAGTGTATCACCAAGTTCCTGACAGAAGTTGTTAATGAATGTATTCAAGTCagcacttgttttctttgtggccTTGTGGATTGCAGCCTTTATGCTTCTGATACTTGAGTCAAGATGCGGATCCACTAGCTCAAACATCTTAGAATCTTTTGAtaagtgtttcactgtttggtCGAGTATCCACTCCTTTACATATCTCTCATATGAGTGAATGTACCATTTATACTCCCTAAAGCTATGCTTTGAGAGCAAATCCAGTAACATTTCATATTGGGAGCAGAATCTTGTGATGAACTGTGattgtttcctcatttcatgaATGATAGCAGGACCCAGTTTACTGTAGACAAAGTTTTCAACTGCAGGCTTCAAACATTGTTCGGTGAATTCTTCTGCTTTCTTCTGGCTCTGGTCTCGTTGATTGAACACATCTTTAAAACTATCACAAAAcgttgctttgtttttcttcagacaTAAGTAAGGGTCATTCTCCTTTAGGAA
The genomic region above belongs to Hippoglossus hippoglossus isolate fHipHip1 chromosome 18, fHipHip1.pri, whole genome shotgun sequence and contains:
- the LOC117779342 gene encoding LOW QUALITY PROTEIN: zona pellucida sperm-binding protein 3-like (The sequence of the model RefSeq protein was modified relative to this genomic sequence to represent the inferred CDS: substituted 3 bases at 3 genomic stop codons); this encodes MAVLLQFTGLHLDFLAVALSVSASSFAMGTRDSSRLEIRCGEAEVRVTVQRRLLEERRVPFRREHLRLGAKPTRGQEASCGPRGLMTGEAAVISAGLRDCGAESRVHGEWLVYSNQLFLFPAVISTSSGSVIVRAATTIIPVECHYNRKQTVNADALTPTWQPMTSTIGVFGLLHFSLRTMAGENSISLKFDYQWRISLSIFLSKXYEIETDXKXKKLCPYTDDCNSLRSSSVYQQGEAVFLEASVEAPLHPLLTVYVDYCVATLKPDPLSSPSYRFITNYGCLVDSVLPGSSSKFLLREQENRLCFSVQAFHFKQDSGEQMFISCHLRATPKPNSQSHLNKACFFHRPTFRWRATEGDQALCECCDSDDCLRQTGVGNIGYTVLTTPPHKETTHEADTTVGPLHTLPPSHWTGHLSVSH